The Christiangramia salexigens genome includes the window TATCGGAATCTTCAAGAAAATTTTCGTTTGAAACATTCCAGGCAATTGATCCTGCAGGATAAATGGCGAATTTATTATTTGGACCAAATCTGGAAGAACCGTCTCTTCTTATACTACCGGATAAGATATATCTGTCGTCATATACATATTTAAGAGATCCAAAGAATGATTGTTTTCTATAGTTAATCTCATTTTCAATGGTCCTGAATTCTGCATCGCTTTGGATGATATATTTTGGGTATTCTGTAATATCAACTCCATTCGTTAGTTCTACTGTAGATTCAAAATCTTCGTTTGTAAACTCAACTCCTCCAAGAACATTGATTCGATGCTTGTTTATTTCGAAATCATAGGTAAGTAGATTAGTCCAGATCGTTCTTAAAGAATTGTTCCGATCCTTTGAGACAGTAATATTATTAAACACACTTGGAATTCTACCTACCTGAACAAAAGGTTGCGTTCTGGTGTCAAATGCAAACTCTGTATAATCAAAATTCAGAGTAGTATTGAAAGTTAAACCATCCAGCATATCAATTTTAGCAAAAACATTTCCTAGCAAACGATTATTCCGCTGTTCATTCTTTCTATTGGACCACAGATTGGCAAGCGAGTTTGCTTTATCCTGGATGGTAGGTGCTGTATAATCTCCATCCACAGTATATACTGGAATTAGTGGATTTTGGAGTATGGCATTTTCAAATTCATTAGCCTGAACTTCATTAAAGTTTGAATACAGGAAGTTCTCCCCTACAGTAATTCTATCGTCCCAGAAATCAAAGCTTGAATTCAACCTGGCATTATATCTTTCATAAGACGTATACTTTTGGATACCATTATCTTTAGTGTAGTTCAGACTCGTAAATATTTGCATGTCTTCTTTACCATATCGATAACTGAAATCTGTATTGTATGAAATCGATTCATCTATAATTACATCTAACCAATTTGTGTCGGATGATCTAATTAACTCAGCTTCATCTAAAAACTCAGGAATATCGAATCCAGTACCATTATCTGTTAGTACATTAAAATTTCCTGAAATACCATCATTCGCTCTAGCCTCATAATATACATCTGCCCATTGACGAGCATTTAAAATATCAACCTTGTCTCTTAGCATATTAACAGTAGCTTCAGATTTTACAGCAAACTCTGAAACACCCTCCTTACCTTTTTTGGTGGTAACTACAATTACGCCGTTTGCGGCGGAGGTTCCGTACAGTGCGGTTGAAGCACCATCCTTTAAAACCTGAATACTTGCTATTTCATCTGGATTTAGAGAAGAAGGATTGAATGTTTGAACCCCGTCGATTACCCATAGAGGGCTTGAACCAGCAGTAATTGTCGTTAATCCTCGTATCGCAATTTGAGAATCATTTCCCCCTGGGGTACCCCCGGAATTAATTTGGATTCCTGGAACTCGACCCTGTAAGCTTGTAATAATATTCGGACTGAACTCTTGAGAAAGCTCTTCAACATCAACCACACTTATTGCTCCTGCTATATCCGATTTCTTTTCTGAAGTATAACCGGTGACTACAACTTCATCGAGTTGGGCTACATCCTCAGTCAAAGTAATACCATAAGTGGAAGACTGATCAACAGCAACTTCTTTAGTTTTAAAACCTATGTAGGAAATTACGAGAATTTCACCATTACTGGCCTCCAGTTCGAAATTTCCATCAAAGTCGGTCATCGCACCACGATTCGTATCCTTTACCGCCACGGTAGCCCCAATGACAGGTATACCTTCTTCAGAAGTTACAGTACCCGTTATTGTCTTGTTTTGAGCCAACATGCCGAGGCTAAAGAACATGAGCGTTATCACAATTAAATTTTTCATAATTGGCTTTTGGTTGTTTTTAATTATTCTGAATTTCATAAATAGTAACATCTGCAGATGCTGATCCACCTTCAGTGAACAAATCAACACCATTAGCATCATCACTTTCGGGGAAGAATCTACCTGTAAAATGTGATTCTCCATTTATAAAGACTTCTAGAACCGAACCATCAACGAAAACCCTTAAATCAATAGAATCTCCCTGATTAATGTTGAAATCTCCTCTTCGAACATCTCTCCTTACAAGATCTGAAGTTGAAGAATCAGAGGCATCAACTACCCATTCCTGGGTTCCAAAATCATAATAAACCCTATATTCTTCTCCGCTGGTTTCAGACTGTCCTAGGATAAATCCGAAACGTTC containing:
- a CDS encoding SusC/RagA family TonB-linked outer membrane protein — protein: MKNLIVITLMFFSLGMLAQNKTITGTVTSEEGIPVIGATVAVKDTNRGAMTDFDGNFELEASNGEILVISYIGFKTKEVAVDQSSTYGITLTEDVAQLDEVVVTGYTSEKKSDIAGAISVVDVEELSQEFSPNIITSLQGRVPGIQINSGGTPGGNDSQIAIRGLTTITAGSSPLWVIDGVQTFNPSSLNPDEIASIQVLKDGASTALYGTSAANGVIVVTTKKGKEGVSEFAVKSEATVNMLRDKVDILNARQWADVYYEARANDGISGNFNVLTDNGTGFDIPEFLDEAELIRSSDTNWLDVIIDESISYNTDFSYRYGKEDMQIFTSLNYTKDNGIQKYTSYERYNARLNSSFDFWDDRITVGENFLYSNFNEVQANEFENAILQNPLIPVYTVDGDYTAPTIQDKANSLANLWSNRKNEQRNNRLLGNVFAKIDMLDGLTFNTTLNFDYTEFAFDTRTQPFVQVGRIPSVFNNITVSKDRNNSLRTIWTNLLTYDFEINKHRINVLGGVEFTNEDFESTVELTNGVDITEYPKYIIQSDAEFRTIENEINYRKQSFFGSLKYVYDDRYILSGSIRRDGSSRFGPNNKFAIYPAGSIAWNVSNENFLEDSDIISNLKFRASYGINGNDQIPNYLYLSTFYNSSIGNAIEFLNYDIDGDGFGVSEGIVQARQANPDIQWEQTAQTNVGFDIGFLRNRLTLSTDFFDKRTTDLLLQPIPQAINGEAEPPFINAGEVSNIGFEAVLNYQNKAEGDWYYGVDLNFSKYENNVESLDTDNNFLLNGVSITRAGDPIASFYGLVADGLFRSPEEVAVHAQQPGKGLGRIRYRDLNNDGVINSDDRTIIGNPHPDFIYGVSLNVGYKGFNLSAYFDGKHGHDLYNTQRNLGDFTYFSFNFGENTLDAWTPENANSNIPALSTSNVNNETQPSSYFIEDGSYFRMKNITLGYTFPQQLTDGIGLNELRLYMSGQNLINFTSFTGFDYEVSGLGAGGIGVAGYGIPHTKSITFGVSTKF